In one Mycobacterium heckeshornense genomic region, the following are encoded:
- the pdxH gene encoding pyridoxamine 5'-phosphate oxidase: MAGPDSEHLAAMRVEYSAEKDGCPDLDADWLDDGWVALFRKWIGDAERAGIAEPNAMVLATVDAGRPVTRSVLCKDVDEGGITFFTNYDSAKGAELAATPYASATFPWYQLGRQFHIRGPVTKVDPRVTEDYWSKRPRGSQLGAWASQQSHPIASRAALLARLAEVSARFADVERIPVPPNWGGYRIAPEVVEFWQGRENRLHNRIRVIGGRVERLQP; this comes from the coding sequence ATGGCAGGTCCTGACAGCGAACACTTGGCGGCGATGCGGGTTGAGTACAGCGCCGAAAAAGACGGATGCCCCGACCTCGACGCGGATTGGCTCGACGACGGGTGGGTTGCGTTGTTCCGCAAGTGGATCGGTGACGCCGAACGCGCCGGGATCGCCGAGCCTAACGCCATGGTATTGGCCACTGTGGACGCCGGGCGGCCGGTCACCCGCTCGGTGCTGTGCAAAGACGTCGATGAGGGCGGGATCACCTTCTTCACCAACTACGACTCCGCCAAGGGTGCCGAGCTCGCGGCCACCCCGTACGCGTCGGCGACCTTTCCCTGGTACCAGCTGGGTCGGCAATTCCACATCCGCGGCCCGGTGACCAAGGTCGATCCGCGGGTCACCGAGGACTACTGGTCCAAGCGGCCACGCGGCTCGCAGCTGGGTGCGTGGGCGTCGCAGCAGTCTCACCCGATCGCCTCCCGGGCGGCATTGCTGGCTCGACTCGCCGAGGTGAGCGCGCGTTTTGCCGACGTCGAGCGCATCCCGGTCCCGCCGAACTGGGGCGGGTATCGCATCGCACCCGAGGTGGTCGAGTTCTGGCAAGGCCGGGAAAACCGGCTCCACAACCGGATTCGCGTCATCGGCGGCCGGGTCGAGCGCCTGCAGCCCTGA